GCTTTTGGTGCTCTCGCTTTTCCGATAAACCCTGCTAAAGCTAAAATGGTTAATACATACGGTAAAATAAATAAAATAACATCTGGTACATCTTTGATTACTGGAATTGAGGCTCCTACAATACTTAAAGACTGTGCAAAACCAAAGAATAGCGCTGCTCCCATAGCCCCTAGTGGATGCCATTTACCAAAAATCATTGCGGCAATAGCCATGAAACCTTGTCCACTAATTGTAGTTTGGCTGAAATTACCCGCAATTGCTTGGGCATAGATAGCCCCACCGATACCACCAAGTGCACCTGAAATCATTACTGCAACATAACGCATTTTGGTTACATTTACACCCATTGTATCTGCAGCCATCGGATGTTCCCCTACAGCACGTAAACGTAAACCAAATGGTGTTTTATAGATAATAAACCAAGCAAAGAAGGCTACAGCGATCGCTAAAATAGATGTTCCATAAACGTCCGTAAAGAACATTTTACCTAAAATAGGAATATTCTTTAATCCTGGAATATCAAAACGTGAGAAACGTTCTGCGATTGAATCTGTTTGACCTTTGTCATATAGCATTTTGATTGAGAATACTGCAACTGCTAAGCCTAACATATTAAGTGCAACCCCTGCTACCGTTTGGTCAGCGCGGAATGAAACAGCTGCAACTGCTAAGATGAGTGAGAATACAATTCCTACAACCATCGCAACAAGTAAACCAACCCAAGGTGTCCATCCACCAAGAGAATCAGCAAATGTTAAGTTAAAAACGATACTACTGAAGGCACCCATGATCATTACACCTTCAAGACCGATATTAATAACACCTGATCGTTCAGTGAATACACCGCCTATAGCAGTCATTATTAATGGAGCGGCATAGAAGATAGCAGAAGGAATAATGAAATATAACACTTCTAAAAAGCTCATGTTATTTTTCCTCCTTTTTTTTCTTACTTAAACGTTCAAGTACTACTCGAATGATATAGCCAGAAGCTACAAAGAAAATAATCAAAGCAATAACAATTGATACAATTTCTACAGGGATTCCAGCTTCGTTAGGCATATTAAGTCCACCATTTTTCAACGAACCAAATAGTATAGCACCAAATAATACGCCAAAAGGTTGATTTGCACCTAATAAAGCAACCGCGATACCATCAAATCCGATACCAGTAAATGCTGTCATCTTAGAGATATTACCAAATGTACCTAGTGCCTCCATAGCACCACCAAGTCCAGCGAATACACCAGATATCACCATTGCTAGAAC
This window of the Rummeliibacillus pycnus genome carries:
- a CDS encoding ABC transporter permease, with product MSFLEVLYFIIPSAIFYAAPLIMTAIGGVFTERSGVINIGLEGVMIMGAFSSIVFNLTFADSLGGWTPWVGLLVAMVVGIVFSLILAVAAVSFRADQTVAGVALNMLGLAVAVFSIKMLYDKGQTDSIAERFSRFDIPGLKNIPILGKMFFTDVYGTSILAIAVAFFAWFIIYKTPFGLRLRAVGEHPMAADTMGVNVTKMRYVAVMISGALGGIGGAIYAQAIAGNFSQTTISGQGFMAIAAMIFGKWHPLGAMGAALFFGFAQSLSIVGASIPVIKDVPDVILFILPYVLTILALAGFIGKARAPKASGTPYVKGKR